One window of the Passer domesticus isolate bPasDom1 chromosome 14, bPasDom1.hap1, whole genome shotgun sequence genome contains the following:
- the PDE8A gene encoding high affinity cAMP-specific and IBMX-insensitive 3',5'-cyclic phosphodiesterase 8A isoform X3, with product MMLLCMGRCLKPSEVAPVTGVQFGPMRLHQDQLQVLLVFAEEDEQSNGFRWACDKAGFRCNLARTPQSALECFLDKHHDIIIIDHRHSRYFDAEALCRSIRTKKASENTVIICVVQRHTDREESSILPLISAGFTRRYVENSSRMACYNELIQLEFGQVQAQFKLRACNSLFTALEKSQEAIEITSEDHVIQYVNPAFETMMGYQIGELIEKELTEVPINEKKADFLDTINSCIKIGKEWQGMYYAKKKNGDSIQQNVKILPVIGQGGKIRHYVSISRLCNDNNKVEKTCECIQAESQTDTQTCRHKDMRKGSLDVRSTTSRGSDGSSQRRRSSMARVHSMTIEAPITKVINIINAAQESSPMPVAEALDRALEILRTTELYSPQLGTKDEDPHTSDLVGGLMTDGLRRLSGNEYILSAKQTHQVAGSLSSPISLNDIPPRITQAMENEEQWDFDIFELEAATHKRPLVYLGLKIFARFGICEFLNCSESTLRSWLQVIEANYHSSNSYHNSTHSADVLHATAYFLSKERVKQTLDPIDEVAALIAATVHDVDHPGRTNSFLCNAGSELAILYNDTAVLESHHAALAFQLTTRDGKCNIFKNMERNEYRTLRQVIIDMVLATEMTKHFEHVNKFVNSINKPLAALEENGNNGDGESIKTVLRSPENRILIKRMLIKCADISNPCRPREQCIEWAGRISEEYFAQTDEERRQGLPVVMPVFDRNTCSIPKSQLSFIDYFIIDMFDAWDAFADLPNLMEHLNNNIKYWKGLDGRNLRVLRPPPE from the exons GCACCAGTAACAGGTGTGCAGTTTGGCCCTATGAGACTTCATCAAGATCAACTTCAG GTACTTTTAGTGTTTGCTGAGGAAGACGAGCAGAGTAATGGGTTCCGCTGGGCGTGTGACAAGGCTGGATTTCGCTGTAATCTTGCCAGGACACCTCAGTCTGCACTAGAATGCTTTCTAGATAAGCACCATGACATTATCATCATTGACCATAGACATTCCAGATACTTTGATGCAGAAGCATTATGCAG GTCTATCAGAACAAAGAAAGCCTCAGAAAATACAGTCATTATTTGTGTAGTACAAAG GCACACTGATCGTGAGGAGTCATCAATATTGCCCCTGATCTCTGCTGGCTTCACAAGG AGATATGTAGAAAATTCTAGTAGAATGGCCTGCTACAATGAGTTGATTCAGCTGGAGTTTGGACAGGTGCAGGCACAATTCAAGCTAAG gGCATGTAATTCATTATTTACAGCATTAGAGAAAAGTCAAGAAGCCATTGAGATCACAAGTGAAGACCATGTAATACAG TACGTCAATCCTGCTTTTGAAACAATGATGGGCTATCAAATAGGTGAACTAATAGAAAAGGAATTAACAGAAGTGcctataaatgaaaaaaaagctgatttcCTAGATACTATTAATTCCTGCATAAAGATAGGAAAG GAATGGCAAGGAATGTACTATgcgaaaaagaaaaatggagatAGCATACAACAAAATGTGAAGATACTACCTGTCATTGGACAGGGAGG AAAGATTAGACACTATGTGTCAATTAGTAGACTGTGCAATGACAACAATAAG GTGGAGAAGACATGTGAATGTATTCAGGCTGAATCTCAGACAG ATACTCAGACTTGCAGACACAAAGACATGAGGAAAGGATCCCTGGATGTCAGATCCACAACATCTCGTGGGAGTGATG gcagctcccagcggCGCCGCTCCTCCATGGCCAGGGTCCATTCCATGACTATCGAGGCTCCCATCACTAAG GTAATAAACATCATCAATGCTGCACAAGAGAGCAGTCCCATGCCAGTTGCAGAAGCTTTAGACCGGGCTTTGGAGATTTTAAGAACCACTGAATTGTACTCTCCACAACTGGGGACAAAAGATGAGGATCCACATACAAGTGACCTTGTTGGAGGGCTAATGACA GATGGTTTACGAAGATTATCAGGGAACGAATACATATTGTCAGCAAAAC AAACTCATCAGGTTGCTGGCAGTCTGAGCTCTCCAATCTCCCTCAATGACATCCCCCCACGGATAACACAGGCAATGGAAAATGAGGAACAGTGGGATTTTGATATCTTTGAACTTGAGGCTGCCACCCATAAAAG GCCTTTGGTTTATCTGGGTCTCAAAATATTTGCTCGCTTTGGAATCTGTGAATTCCTAAACTGTTCAGAATCCACTCTGAGGTCATGGTTACAAGTTATTGAGGCTAACTACCATTCCTCCAACTCCTACCATAATTCTACTCATTCAGCAGATGTACTACATGCTACTGCTTACTTCTTGTCTAAAGAGAGAGTAAAG CAAACTCTGGATCCAATAGACGAGGTTGCCGCGCTCATTGCTGCCACAGTCCACGATGTGGATCACCCAGGAAGAACAAATTCTTTCCTGTGCAATGCTGGCAGCGAGCTCGCAATTCTCTACAACGACACGGCCGTGCTGGAGAGCCACCATGCTGCCCTGGCTTTCCAGCTCACCACCCGGGATGGCAAatgcaatatatttaaaaacatgGAGAG GAATGAGTATCGAACCCTTCGCCAAGTCATTATTGACATGGTCTTAGCAACAGAAATGACAAAGCACTTTGAGCATGTCAACAAGTTTGTCAACAGCATTAATAAACCCTTGGCAGCACTAGAAGAAAATGGG AATAATGGTGATGGCGAGTCAATCAAAACTGTTCTCAGGTCTCCTGAAAACCGTATCCTTATCAAACGCATGTTGATAAAGTGTGCTGACATTTCCAATCCATGCAGACCCAGAGAACAGTGTATAGAATGGGCTGGACGCATCTCTGAGGAGTACTTTGCACAG ACTGATGAAGAAAGGAGGCAAGGTTTACCTGTTGTGATGCCGGTTTTTGACAGAAATACTTGcagcatccccaaatcccaattaTCATTCATTGATTACTTCATTATTGATATGTTTGATGCCTGGGATG CATTTGCcgacctgccaaacctgatggAGCACCTGAATAATAACATCAAATACTGGAAAGGACTGGATGGAAGGAACCTGCGAGTCCTTCGACCACCACCAGAATAG
- the PDE8A gene encoding high affinity cAMP-specific and IBMX-insensitive 3',5'-cyclic phosphodiesterase 8A isoform X5, giving the protein MRLHQDQLQVLLVFAEEDEQSNGFRWACDKAGFRCNLARTPQSALECFLDKHHDIIIIDHRHSRYFDAEALCRSIRTKKASENTVIICVVQRHTDREESSILPLISAGFTRRYVENSSRMACYNELIQLEFGQVQAQFKLRACNSLFTALEKSQEAIEITSEDHVIQYVNPAFETMMGYQIGELIEKELTEVPINEKKADFLDTINSCIKIGKEWQGMYYAKKKNGDSIQQNVKILPVIGQGGKIRHYVSISRLCNDNNKVEKTCECIQAESQTDTQTCRHKDMRKGSLDVRSTTSRGSDGSSQRRRSSMARVHSMTIEAPITKVINIINAAQESSPMPVAEALDRALEILRTTELYSPQLGTKDEDPHTSDLVGGLMTDGLRRLSGNEYILSAKQTHQVAGSLSSPISLNDIPPRITQAMENEEQWDFDIFELEAATHKRPLVYLGLKIFARFGICEFLNCSESTLRSWLQVIEANYHSSNSYHNSTHSADVLHATAYFLSKERVKQTLDPIDEVAALIAATVHDVDHPGRTNSFLCNAGSELAILYNDTAVLESHHAALAFQLTTRDGKCNIFKNMERNEYRTLRQVIIDMVLATEMTKHFEHVNKFVNSINKPLAALEENGNNGDGESIKTVLRSPENRILIKRMLIKCADISNPCRPREQCIEWAGRISEEYFAQTDEERRQGLPVVMPVFDRNTCSIPKSQLSFIDYFIIDMFDAWDAFADLPNLMEHLNNNIKYWKGLDGRNLRVLRPPPE; this is encoded by the exons ATGAGACTTCATCAAGATCAACTTCAG GTACTTTTAGTGTTTGCTGAGGAAGACGAGCAGAGTAATGGGTTCCGCTGGGCGTGTGACAAGGCTGGATTTCGCTGTAATCTTGCCAGGACACCTCAGTCTGCACTAGAATGCTTTCTAGATAAGCACCATGACATTATCATCATTGACCATAGACATTCCAGATACTTTGATGCAGAAGCATTATGCAG GTCTATCAGAACAAAGAAAGCCTCAGAAAATACAGTCATTATTTGTGTAGTACAAAG GCACACTGATCGTGAGGAGTCATCAATATTGCCCCTGATCTCTGCTGGCTTCACAAGG AGATATGTAGAAAATTCTAGTAGAATGGCCTGCTACAATGAGTTGATTCAGCTGGAGTTTGGACAGGTGCAGGCACAATTCAAGCTAAG gGCATGTAATTCATTATTTACAGCATTAGAGAAAAGTCAAGAAGCCATTGAGATCACAAGTGAAGACCATGTAATACAG TACGTCAATCCTGCTTTTGAAACAATGATGGGCTATCAAATAGGTGAACTAATAGAAAAGGAATTAACAGAAGTGcctataaatgaaaaaaaagctgatttcCTAGATACTATTAATTCCTGCATAAAGATAGGAAAG GAATGGCAAGGAATGTACTATgcgaaaaagaaaaatggagatAGCATACAACAAAATGTGAAGATACTACCTGTCATTGGACAGGGAGG AAAGATTAGACACTATGTGTCAATTAGTAGACTGTGCAATGACAACAATAAG GTGGAGAAGACATGTGAATGTATTCAGGCTGAATCTCAGACAG ATACTCAGACTTGCAGACACAAAGACATGAGGAAAGGATCCCTGGATGTCAGATCCACAACATCTCGTGGGAGTGATG gcagctcccagcggCGCCGCTCCTCCATGGCCAGGGTCCATTCCATGACTATCGAGGCTCCCATCACTAAG GTAATAAACATCATCAATGCTGCACAAGAGAGCAGTCCCATGCCAGTTGCAGAAGCTTTAGACCGGGCTTTGGAGATTTTAAGAACCACTGAATTGTACTCTCCACAACTGGGGACAAAAGATGAGGATCCACATACAAGTGACCTTGTTGGAGGGCTAATGACA GATGGTTTACGAAGATTATCAGGGAACGAATACATATTGTCAGCAAAAC AAACTCATCAGGTTGCTGGCAGTCTGAGCTCTCCAATCTCCCTCAATGACATCCCCCCACGGATAACACAGGCAATGGAAAATGAGGAACAGTGGGATTTTGATATCTTTGAACTTGAGGCTGCCACCCATAAAAG GCCTTTGGTTTATCTGGGTCTCAAAATATTTGCTCGCTTTGGAATCTGTGAATTCCTAAACTGTTCAGAATCCACTCTGAGGTCATGGTTACAAGTTATTGAGGCTAACTACCATTCCTCCAACTCCTACCATAATTCTACTCATTCAGCAGATGTACTACATGCTACTGCTTACTTCTTGTCTAAAGAGAGAGTAAAG CAAACTCTGGATCCAATAGACGAGGTTGCCGCGCTCATTGCTGCCACAGTCCACGATGTGGATCACCCAGGAAGAACAAATTCTTTCCTGTGCAATGCTGGCAGCGAGCTCGCAATTCTCTACAACGACACGGCCGTGCTGGAGAGCCACCATGCTGCCCTGGCTTTCCAGCTCACCACCCGGGATGGCAAatgcaatatatttaaaaacatgGAGAG GAATGAGTATCGAACCCTTCGCCAAGTCATTATTGACATGGTCTTAGCAACAGAAATGACAAAGCACTTTGAGCATGTCAACAAGTTTGTCAACAGCATTAATAAACCCTTGGCAGCACTAGAAGAAAATGGG AATAATGGTGATGGCGAGTCAATCAAAACTGTTCTCAGGTCTCCTGAAAACCGTATCCTTATCAAACGCATGTTGATAAAGTGTGCTGACATTTCCAATCCATGCAGACCCAGAGAACAGTGTATAGAATGGGCTGGACGCATCTCTGAGGAGTACTTTGCACAG ACTGATGAAGAAAGGAGGCAAGGTTTACCTGTTGTGATGCCGGTTTTTGACAGAAATACTTGcagcatccccaaatcccaattaTCATTCATTGATTACTTCATTATTGATATGTTTGATGCCTGGGATG CATTTGCcgacctgccaaacctgatggAGCACCTGAATAATAACATCAAATACTGGAAAGGACTGGATGGAAGGAACCTGCGAGTCCTTCGACCACCACCAGAATAG
- the PDE8A gene encoding high affinity cAMP-specific and IBMX-insensitive 3',5'-cyclic phosphodiesterase 8A isoform X4, protein MEENEGADILETSSVSNGPWCKAPVTGVQFGPMRLHQDQLQVLLVFAEEDEQSNGFRWACDKAGFRCNLARTPQSALECFLDKHHDIIIIDHRHSRYFDAEALCRSIRTKKASENTVIICVVQRHTDREESSILPLISAGFTRRYVENSSRMACYNELIQLEFGQVQAQFKLRACNSLFTALEKSQEAIEITSEDHVIQYVNPAFETMMGYQIGELIEKELTEVPINEKKADFLDTINSCIKIGKEWQGMYYAKKKNGDSIQQNVKILPVIGQGGKIRHYVSISRLCNDNNKVEKTCECIQAESQTDTQTCRHKDMRKGSLDVRSTTSRGSDGSSQRRRSSMARVHSMTIEAPITKVINIINAAQESSPMPVAEALDRALEILRTTELYSPQLGTKDEDPHTSDLVGGLMTDGLRRLSGNEYILSAKQTHQVAGSLSSPISLNDIPPRITQAMENEEQWDFDIFELEAATHKRPLVYLGLKIFARFGICEFLNCSESTLRSWLQVIEANYHSSNSYHNSTHSADVLHATAYFLSKERVKQTLDPIDEVAALIAATVHDVDHPGRTNSFLCNAGSELAILYNDTAVLESHHAALAFQLTTRDGKCNIFKNMERNEYRTLRQVIIDMVLATEMTKHFEHVNKFVNSINKPLAALEENGNNGDGESIKTVLRSPENRILIKRMLIKCADISNPCRPREQCIEWAGRISEEYFAQTDEERRQGLPVVMPVFDRNTCSIPKSQLSFIDYFIIDMFDAWDAFADLPNLMEHLNNNIKYWKGLDGRNLRVLRPPPE, encoded by the exons GCACCAGTAACAGGTGTGCAGTTTGGCCCTATGAGACTTCATCAAGATCAACTTCAG GTACTTTTAGTGTTTGCTGAGGAAGACGAGCAGAGTAATGGGTTCCGCTGGGCGTGTGACAAGGCTGGATTTCGCTGTAATCTTGCCAGGACACCTCAGTCTGCACTAGAATGCTTTCTAGATAAGCACCATGACATTATCATCATTGACCATAGACATTCCAGATACTTTGATGCAGAAGCATTATGCAG GTCTATCAGAACAAAGAAAGCCTCAGAAAATACAGTCATTATTTGTGTAGTACAAAG GCACACTGATCGTGAGGAGTCATCAATATTGCCCCTGATCTCTGCTGGCTTCACAAGG AGATATGTAGAAAATTCTAGTAGAATGGCCTGCTACAATGAGTTGATTCAGCTGGAGTTTGGACAGGTGCAGGCACAATTCAAGCTAAG gGCATGTAATTCATTATTTACAGCATTAGAGAAAAGTCAAGAAGCCATTGAGATCACAAGTGAAGACCATGTAATACAG TACGTCAATCCTGCTTTTGAAACAATGATGGGCTATCAAATAGGTGAACTAATAGAAAAGGAATTAACAGAAGTGcctataaatgaaaaaaaagctgatttcCTAGATACTATTAATTCCTGCATAAAGATAGGAAAG GAATGGCAAGGAATGTACTATgcgaaaaagaaaaatggagatAGCATACAACAAAATGTGAAGATACTACCTGTCATTGGACAGGGAGG AAAGATTAGACACTATGTGTCAATTAGTAGACTGTGCAATGACAACAATAAG GTGGAGAAGACATGTGAATGTATTCAGGCTGAATCTCAGACAG ATACTCAGACTTGCAGACACAAAGACATGAGGAAAGGATCCCTGGATGTCAGATCCACAACATCTCGTGGGAGTGATG gcagctcccagcggCGCCGCTCCTCCATGGCCAGGGTCCATTCCATGACTATCGAGGCTCCCATCACTAAG GTAATAAACATCATCAATGCTGCACAAGAGAGCAGTCCCATGCCAGTTGCAGAAGCTTTAGACCGGGCTTTGGAGATTTTAAGAACCACTGAATTGTACTCTCCACAACTGGGGACAAAAGATGAGGATCCACATACAAGTGACCTTGTTGGAGGGCTAATGACA GATGGTTTACGAAGATTATCAGGGAACGAATACATATTGTCAGCAAAAC AAACTCATCAGGTTGCTGGCAGTCTGAGCTCTCCAATCTCCCTCAATGACATCCCCCCACGGATAACACAGGCAATGGAAAATGAGGAACAGTGGGATTTTGATATCTTTGAACTTGAGGCTGCCACCCATAAAAG GCCTTTGGTTTATCTGGGTCTCAAAATATTTGCTCGCTTTGGAATCTGTGAATTCCTAAACTGTTCAGAATCCACTCTGAGGTCATGGTTACAAGTTATTGAGGCTAACTACCATTCCTCCAACTCCTACCATAATTCTACTCATTCAGCAGATGTACTACATGCTACTGCTTACTTCTTGTCTAAAGAGAGAGTAAAG CAAACTCTGGATCCAATAGACGAGGTTGCCGCGCTCATTGCTGCCACAGTCCACGATGTGGATCACCCAGGAAGAACAAATTCTTTCCTGTGCAATGCTGGCAGCGAGCTCGCAATTCTCTACAACGACACGGCCGTGCTGGAGAGCCACCATGCTGCCCTGGCTTTCCAGCTCACCACCCGGGATGGCAAatgcaatatatttaaaaacatgGAGAG GAATGAGTATCGAACCCTTCGCCAAGTCATTATTGACATGGTCTTAGCAACAGAAATGACAAAGCACTTTGAGCATGTCAACAAGTTTGTCAACAGCATTAATAAACCCTTGGCAGCACTAGAAGAAAATGGG AATAATGGTGATGGCGAGTCAATCAAAACTGTTCTCAGGTCTCCTGAAAACCGTATCCTTATCAAACGCATGTTGATAAAGTGTGCTGACATTTCCAATCCATGCAGACCCAGAGAACAGTGTATAGAATGGGCTGGACGCATCTCTGAGGAGTACTTTGCACAG ACTGATGAAGAAAGGAGGCAAGGTTTACCTGTTGTGATGCCGGTTTTTGACAGAAATACTTGcagcatccccaaatcccaattaTCATTCATTGATTACTTCATTATTGATATGTTTGATGCCTGGGATG CATTTGCcgacctgccaaacctgatggAGCACCTGAATAATAACATCAAATACTGGAAAGGACTGGATGGAAGGAACCTGCGAGTCCTTCGACCACCACCAGAATAG
- the PDE8A gene encoding high affinity cAMP-specific and IBMX-insensitive 3',5'-cyclic phosphodiesterase 8A isoform X2, producing MRGAPRRSRPVPSDTGTARSGAACEPGRPLCTPLPFGKWKGERQRVLLWAPVTGVQFGPMRLHQDQLQVLLVFAEEDEQSNGFRWACDKAGFRCNLARTPQSALECFLDKHHDIIIIDHRHSRYFDAEALCRSIRTKKASENTVIICVVQRHTDREESSILPLISAGFTRRYVENSSRMACYNELIQLEFGQVQAQFKLRACNSLFTALEKSQEAIEITSEDHVIQYVNPAFETMMGYQIGELIEKELTEVPINEKKADFLDTINSCIKIGKEWQGMYYAKKKNGDSIQQNVKILPVIGQGGKIRHYVSISRLCNDNNKVEKTCECIQAESQTDTQTCRHKDMRKGSLDVRSTTSRGSDGSSQRRRSSMARVHSMTIEAPITKVINIINAAQESSPMPVAEALDRALEILRTTELYSPQLGTKDEDPHTSDLVGGLMTDGLRRLSGNEYILSAKQTHQVAGSLSSPISLNDIPPRITQAMENEEQWDFDIFELEAATHKRPLVYLGLKIFARFGICEFLNCSESTLRSWLQVIEANYHSSNSYHNSTHSADVLHATAYFLSKERVKQTLDPIDEVAALIAATVHDVDHPGRTNSFLCNAGSELAILYNDTAVLESHHAALAFQLTTRDGKCNIFKNMERNEYRTLRQVIIDMVLATEMTKHFEHVNKFVNSINKPLAALEENGNNGDGESIKTVLRSPENRILIKRMLIKCADISNPCRPREQCIEWAGRISEEYFAQTDEERRQGLPVVMPVFDRNTCSIPKSQLSFIDYFIIDMFDAWDAFADLPNLMEHLNNNIKYWKGLDGRNLRVLRPPPE from the exons GCACCAGTAACAGGTGTGCAGTTTGGCCCTATGAGACTTCATCAAGATCAACTTCAG GTACTTTTAGTGTTTGCTGAGGAAGACGAGCAGAGTAATGGGTTCCGCTGGGCGTGTGACAAGGCTGGATTTCGCTGTAATCTTGCCAGGACACCTCAGTCTGCACTAGAATGCTTTCTAGATAAGCACCATGACATTATCATCATTGACCATAGACATTCCAGATACTTTGATGCAGAAGCATTATGCAG GTCTATCAGAACAAAGAAAGCCTCAGAAAATACAGTCATTATTTGTGTAGTACAAAG GCACACTGATCGTGAGGAGTCATCAATATTGCCCCTGATCTCTGCTGGCTTCACAAGG AGATATGTAGAAAATTCTAGTAGAATGGCCTGCTACAATGAGTTGATTCAGCTGGAGTTTGGACAGGTGCAGGCACAATTCAAGCTAAG gGCATGTAATTCATTATTTACAGCATTAGAGAAAAGTCAAGAAGCCATTGAGATCACAAGTGAAGACCATGTAATACAG TACGTCAATCCTGCTTTTGAAACAATGATGGGCTATCAAATAGGTGAACTAATAGAAAAGGAATTAACAGAAGTGcctataaatgaaaaaaaagctgatttcCTAGATACTATTAATTCCTGCATAAAGATAGGAAAG GAATGGCAAGGAATGTACTATgcgaaaaagaaaaatggagatAGCATACAACAAAATGTGAAGATACTACCTGTCATTGGACAGGGAGG AAAGATTAGACACTATGTGTCAATTAGTAGACTGTGCAATGACAACAATAAG GTGGAGAAGACATGTGAATGTATTCAGGCTGAATCTCAGACAG ATACTCAGACTTGCAGACACAAAGACATGAGGAAAGGATCCCTGGATGTCAGATCCACAACATCTCGTGGGAGTGATG gcagctcccagcggCGCCGCTCCTCCATGGCCAGGGTCCATTCCATGACTATCGAGGCTCCCATCACTAAG GTAATAAACATCATCAATGCTGCACAAGAGAGCAGTCCCATGCCAGTTGCAGAAGCTTTAGACCGGGCTTTGGAGATTTTAAGAACCACTGAATTGTACTCTCCACAACTGGGGACAAAAGATGAGGATCCACATACAAGTGACCTTGTTGGAGGGCTAATGACA GATGGTTTACGAAGATTATCAGGGAACGAATACATATTGTCAGCAAAAC AAACTCATCAGGTTGCTGGCAGTCTGAGCTCTCCAATCTCCCTCAATGACATCCCCCCACGGATAACACAGGCAATGGAAAATGAGGAACAGTGGGATTTTGATATCTTTGAACTTGAGGCTGCCACCCATAAAAG GCCTTTGGTTTATCTGGGTCTCAAAATATTTGCTCGCTTTGGAATCTGTGAATTCCTAAACTGTTCAGAATCCACTCTGAGGTCATGGTTACAAGTTATTGAGGCTAACTACCATTCCTCCAACTCCTACCATAATTCTACTCATTCAGCAGATGTACTACATGCTACTGCTTACTTCTTGTCTAAAGAGAGAGTAAAG CAAACTCTGGATCCAATAGACGAGGTTGCCGCGCTCATTGCTGCCACAGTCCACGATGTGGATCACCCAGGAAGAACAAATTCTTTCCTGTGCAATGCTGGCAGCGAGCTCGCAATTCTCTACAACGACACGGCCGTGCTGGAGAGCCACCATGCTGCCCTGGCTTTCCAGCTCACCACCCGGGATGGCAAatgcaatatatttaaaaacatgGAGAG GAATGAGTATCGAACCCTTCGCCAAGTCATTATTGACATGGTCTTAGCAACAGAAATGACAAAGCACTTTGAGCATGTCAACAAGTTTGTCAACAGCATTAATAAACCCTTGGCAGCACTAGAAGAAAATGGG AATAATGGTGATGGCGAGTCAATCAAAACTGTTCTCAGGTCTCCTGAAAACCGTATCCTTATCAAACGCATGTTGATAAAGTGTGCTGACATTTCCAATCCATGCAGACCCAGAGAACAGTGTATAGAATGGGCTGGACGCATCTCTGAGGAGTACTTTGCACAG ACTGATGAAGAAAGGAGGCAAGGTTTACCTGTTGTGATGCCGGTTTTTGACAGAAATACTTGcagcatccccaaatcccaattaTCATTCATTGATTACTTCATTATTGATATGTTTGATGCCTGGGATG CATTTGCcgacctgccaaacctgatggAGCACCTGAATAATAACATCAAATACTGGAAAGGACTGGATGGAAGGAACCTGCGAGTCCTTCGACCACCACCAGAATAG